A stretch of the Rhizobium sp. CCGE531 genome encodes the following:
- a CDS encoding Xaa-Pro peptidase family protein gives MAYETAFPKDELDRRIARARVALADNNLDGIVIAVPENIYYLTGLDHWGFFAAHVLVLNRDGEMALSCRAMERITVENQVTNAKFYGHKDHEELSDYVHQAMKDLGLAGKRVGIEKRSLFLTARHAERIQNDQTGVEWIDASGVLDDIRLIKSPLEMEYTRKAAHAVDMGTLAAVDAVRDGASDYEVAAAYHSKMILEGSEYPGFGPFIRPTSRLGEEHTTWRGDIFRNGDAVFLETCAAYRKYQSPMGRLVYVGSAPKGVDESAELAIRGMKAICEALKPGAKAGDAYDAWHEVAASAGLVDYHRHHCGYLVGIGFPPSWTGGSMVTSLFPKSTRKIEVGMVVHAHSWFTNTKVADYFISNTVMVTENGGEILTNKTPETLIIR, from the coding sequence ATGGCTTATGAAACGGCGTTCCCGAAAGACGAGCTCGATCGTCGCATAGCGAGAGCGCGCGTCGCTCTCGCGGACAATAACCTCGACGGCATCGTCATCGCCGTCCCTGAGAACATCTACTACCTAACCGGGTTGGACCACTGGGGCTTCTTCGCTGCCCATGTGCTCGTCCTGAATCGCGATGGCGAGATGGCGCTTAGCTGCCGTGCGATGGAGCGGATTACCGTCGAAAACCAGGTCACGAATGCGAAGTTCTACGGCCACAAGGATCACGAAGAGCTTTCGGACTATGTGCATCAGGCGATGAAAGACCTCGGCCTGGCGGGCAAGCGCGTTGGTATTGAGAAGCGTAGTCTATTCCTGACGGCGCGACATGCGGAGCGCATCCAAAACGATCAGACGGGCGTCGAGTGGATCGACGCGTCTGGTGTCCTGGACGACATTCGCCTGATCAAATCGCCCTTGGAAATGGAGTACACCCGAAAGGCCGCGCACGCCGTGGACATGGGTACGCTGGCGGCGGTCGACGCGGTGCGTGACGGCGCTTCGGACTATGAAGTCGCAGCGGCGTATCACAGCAAGATGATTCTTGAGGGAAGCGAGTACCCGGGTTTCGGCCCGTTCATCCGTCCTACGAGCCGCCTCGGCGAAGAGCACACGACTTGGCGAGGCGACATTTTCCGCAACGGCGATGCGGTATTTCTTGAGACTTGTGCGGCTTACCGCAAGTACCAGTCGCCCATGGGGCGTTTGGTATACGTTGGCAGCGCACCCAAGGGTGTCGATGAGTCCGCAGAGCTCGCGATTCGTGGGATGAAAGCAATCTGCGAAGCCCTCAAGCCCGGCGCCAAGGCAGGCGACGCATACGACGCATGGCACGAAGTGGCAGCAAGCGCGGGCCTGGTCGACTATCATCGCCATCATTGCGGCTACCTCGTCGGCATCGGCTTCCCGCCAAGCTGGACTGGTGGTTCGATGGTTACGAGCTTGTTCCCGAAATCTACGCGGAAGATCGAGGTTGGCATGGTCGTCCATGCTCATTCTTGGTTCACGAACACAAAAGTCGCCGACTACTTCATCTCGAATACAGTCATGGTCACGGAGAACGGCGGTGAGATCCTCACCAACAAGACTCCCGAAACACTAATCATCCGCTAA
- a CDS encoding aspartate dehydrogenase, whose amino-acid sequence MKVGIAGIGAVGAAVARALDRGEIPGCELAAVTARDNNRAAQFVSTLARSVPHRGLDELAFECDIVLEALPPAMFEAVARPALEAGKTLIAMSASQLLGRTDLFELAKRTGGRVIVPSGAMLGLDALKAAAVGNLRAVSIVTRKPPASLHGAPYIARQGINLASLKEPICILKGSVTEVAREFPANVNVAAAVSLAGIGPDRTLMEIWADPSLSVNSHAVSVQSDSSDFTVSIQNRPSDENPATGRITSQSVIAYLRQLNAVIRIGT is encoded by the coding sequence ATGAAAGTCGGGATCGCTGGAATTGGTGCGGTCGGCGCCGCTGTTGCACGGGCACTTGACCGGGGTGAAATACCGGGTTGCGAGCTGGCCGCGGTCACAGCGCGTGACAACAATCGCGCTGCGCAATTTGTATCAACGCTTGCACGTAGCGTGCCGCACAGAGGTCTCGATGAACTCGCCTTCGAGTGTGACATAGTCCTCGAAGCGCTCCCCCCAGCAATGTTCGAGGCTGTGGCACGTCCGGCTCTTGAAGCAGGCAAGACTTTGATCGCAATGTCTGCCAGCCAGCTTCTGGGGAGAACGGACCTCTTCGAACTGGCTAAGAGAACTGGGGGGCGAGTTATCGTCCCCTCGGGCGCCATGCTAGGATTGGATGCCTTGAAGGCAGCGGCCGTCGGCAATCTCCGGGCGGTCAGCATCGTCACCCGCAAGCCGCCAGCCAGTCTGCATGGCGCGCCGTACATTGCTCGGCAAGGCATCAATCTGGCAAGTTTAAAGGAGCCCATCTGTATTCTCAAGGGATCTGTGACCGAGGTAGCGAGAGAGTTCCCAGCTAACGTGAATGTCGCCGCAGCCGTTAGCCTTGCAGGAATAGGACCGGACCGCACTTTGATGGAGATTTGGGCGGACCCCAGTCTCTCGGTCAATTCGCATGCTGTCAGCGTCCAATCAGACAGTTCCGATTTCACGGTGTCTATCCAAAACCGGCCGAGCGATGAGAACCCCGCCACCGGACGGATTACATCCCAAAGCGTGATTGCATATCTTCGCCAGTTGAACGCTGTGATCCGGATCGGAACATGA
- the ehuD gene encoding ectoine/hydroxyectoine ABC transporter permease subunit EhuD, protein MQWDWQFTAEILPRMLWATLNTLMAAGIGYAIAAVLGLVFAIAQRTRFRVLTVTVREVVEFLRSTPLVLQIFFVYYVGPEYGVSLSPWVAGMIAIGLHYAAYLSEVYRGGIESVSKGQWEACTAINLTTVQTYRRIILPQALPPSVAGMGNYLISIFKDTPMLSVIGVAELMQAANAIGGQNYRYLEPYTIVGLVFLIISLFSAGLIRGFESWVRRKLGMY, encoded by the coding sequence ATGCAGTGGGATTGGCAATTCACAGCAGAAATTCTTCCCCGCATGCTTTGGGCGACCCTGAACACGCTCATGGCAGCCGGCATCGGCTACGCGATCGCTGCGGTACTTGGACTGGTTTTCGCAATCGCACAACGCACTCGCTTTCGCGTGCTGACTGTGACCGTGCGCGAGGTGGTAGAGTTTCTGCGTTCTACACCGCTCGTGCTCCAGATTTTCTTCGTCTACTATGTGGGACCTGAATACGGAGTATCGCTAAGCCCCTGGGTTGCTGGGATGATTGCAATCGGGCTCCATTACGCGGCTTATCTTTCGGAAGTATACCGCGGCGGAATAGAATCCGTGTCGAAGGGGCAATGGGAGGCTTGCACTGCCATCAACTTGACCACCGTACAGACGTATCGCCGGATCATATTGCCGCAAGCGCTACCGCCTTCAGTGGCCGGGATGGGCAACTATCTCATAAGCATTTTCAAAGACACACCAATGCTTTCGGTGATCGGTGTAGCGGAGCTTATGCAGGCAGCGAATGCTATCGGTGGTCAAAACTACCGCTACCTTGAACCCTACACGATCGTCGGCCTTGTTTTCCTCATCATCTCGCTGTTTTCCGCCGGGCTCATCCGTGGATTCGAGAGTTGGGTGCGCCGCAAGCTAGGAATGTACTGA
- the ehuA gene encoding ectoine/hydroxyectoine ABC transporter ATP-binding protein EhuA, which translates to MQDLSSFPLELTGPDVPMVRFMNVRKTYGDFVVLDNLNLDITSGEMVTVIGPSGSGKTTVLRMLMTLETINGGVIYVDGKPLTHMPKNGVLVPADSKYLRKARSSIGMCFQHFNLFPHMTAVENCMEGPVQVLGISKREAKERAEELLSMVGMIEKKDQHPARLSGGQQQRVAIARALAMRPKIMLFDEVTSALDPEVIGEVTNVIKDLVTKHNLTMLMVTHQMGFARDISDRVCFFFGGKIEEQNTPEELFTNPQNKRTQQFLSAVKAAD; encoded by the coding sequence ATGCAAGACCTTTCGTCATTTCCCCTCGAGCTCACAGGCCCCGACGTCCCGATGGTTCGTTTCATGAACGTTCGGAAGACATACGGTGACTTTGTCGTTCTCGACAATCTCAACCTTGACATCACTTCCGGCGAGATGGTGACGGTCATTGGGCCATCGGGCTCTGGCAAGACAACCGTCCTCCGCATGTTGATGACACTCGAAACCATCAACGGTGGGGTCATCTACGTCGACGGCAAACCGCTAACCCACATGCCCAAGAACGGCGTGCTCGTTCCAGCTGACTCAAAGTATCTCCGGAAGGCACGCTCATCTATCGGCATGTGCTTTCAGCACTTCAACCTTTTCCCTCATATGACGGCCGTCGAGAACTGCATGGAAGGACCTGTTCAGGTTCTCGGCATCTCGAAACGAGAAGCGAAGGAACGGGCCGAGGAGCTTCTTTCGATGGTCGGCATGATCGAAAAAAAAGACCAGCATCCTGCGCGCTTGTCCGGCGGCCAACAACAACGTGTAGCCATCGCACGTGCCTTGGCGATGAGACCCAAGATTATGCTGTTCGATGAAGTCACCTCGGCGCTTGATCCGGAAGTCATTGGTGAAGTCACGAACGTGATCAAAGACCTCGTCACCAAACACAATCTGACGATGCTCATGGTCACCCATCAGATGGGGTTCGCGCGAGACATATCCGACCGGGTTTGCTTCTTCTTCGGTGGAAAGATCGAGGAACAGAATACTCCGGAGGAGCTGTTCACGAACCCTCAGAACAAGAGGACTCAGCAGTTCTTGAGCGCCGTCAAAGCAGCGGATTGA
- the ehuB gene encoding ectoine/hydroxyectoine ABC transporter substrate-binding protein EhuB, producing MKMNKIFAAVAAAAATVLVGTASAHADALTDSAKAGKPIRIGFAHEIPWAYPGDKNEPLGFANALALGVLKSMGYTNIEPVVTDWGGLIPGLQAGRFDIITGGMYITGARCKNVSFAEPMGKFGDSFIVKKGNPKGVTNYQDIKQKDATMVTVAGFVNADAAMKEGVSESKIMQVPSLTEVLAAVKAGRADAGAGNDFAMKDLAKSSGGEVEVTDPAALPESTFNWVAIAFKKDDKDFLKAYNEAQAKYLGTPEMLESVGKFEYTKAQLPGDAKTDWICANR from the coding sequence ATGAAAATGAACAAAATCTTCGCTGCAGTCGCCGCAGCCGCCGCAACCGTGCTTGTAGGAACCGCTTCCGCTCACGCGGACGCGCTCACCGATAGTGCCAAAGCCGGAAAGCCGATCCGTATTGGGTTCGCGCACGAGATCCCGTGGGCATATCCGGGCGACAAGAACGAGCCGTTGGGATTTGCAAATGCGCTGGCGCTGGGTGTCTTGAAATCAATGGGCTACACGAACATCGAACCCGTCGTGACAGATTGGGGCGGCTTGATCCCCGGTCTTCAGGCTGGTCGTTTCGACATCATCACTGGCGGTATGTACATCACTGGCGCCCGCTGCAAGAACGTCAGCTTTGCAGAACCGATGGGCAAGTTCGGCGATTCCTTCATCGTCAAGAAGGGCAACCCCAAGGGCGTGACCAATTACCAGGACATCAAACAGAAAGATGCCACCATGGTGACGGTAGCCGGCTTTGTGAATGCCGACGCCGCGATGAAGGAAGGCGTTTCTGAAAGCAAGATCATGCAGGTGCCCAGCCTGACCGAAGTCCTGGCCGCGGTGAAGGCTGGCCGTGCCGACGCTGGAGCTGGCAACGACTTTGCAATGAAGGATCTCGCGAAGAGCTCGGGGGGCGAGGTCGAGGTCACGGATCCAGCGGCACTTCCGGAATCCACGTTCAACTGGGTCGCGATTGCGTTCAAGAAGGACGACAAGGATTTCCTGAAGGCCTACAACGAAGCGCAAGCCAAATACCTAGGCACCCCAGAGATGCTCGAATCTGTAGGCAAGTTCGAATACACGAAGGCTCAGCTGCCTGGCGATGCAAAGACCGACTGGATTTGCGCGAACAGATAA
- the ehuC gene encoding ectoine/hydroxyectoine ABC transporter permease subunit EhuC has translation MTYISFLSDYGSRFLDGTLVTAEQFICSLALATVLAHGFGLMLFSRNMAVKTVAVIYVEFFRGTSLLVQLFWLFYVLPLFGVTLDPFLTGFLAVGLNIGAYGAQLVQGAIKSVPRGQWEAAYALSMSVSKRMRRIIIPQAVVIMLPAWGNLVIELLKSTALVALIAVPDLMFEAKQMNSSTYLSTWTFGTALIIYYVFARFFVTPTMRSLERFMARRMGRA, from the coding sequence ATGACCTACATCTCATTCCTCTCTGACTACGGCAGCCGTTTCCTCGATGGCACTCTTGTCACTGCGGAACAGTTCATCTGTTCCCTGGCGCTGGCAACTGTGCTCGCACATGGCTTCGGTCTTATGCTCTTTTCCCGCAATATGGCCGTCAAGACGGTGGCGGTGATTTACGTCGAATTCTTCCGTGGGACCTCACTCCTCGTCCAGCTATTCTGGCTTTTCTACGTGTTGCCTCTGTTCGGTGTCACCCTTGACCCATTTCTCACGGGGTTCCTTGCAGTTGGCCTCAACATTGGTGCCTATGGGGCACAGCTAGTACAGGGCGCGATCAAGTCCGTCCCGCGCGGTCAGTGGGAAGCAGCGTACGCTCTCTCCATGAGCGTCTCCAAAAGAATGCGACGGATCATTATCCCGCAGGCGGTCGTGATAATGCTTCCTGCCTGGGGAAACCTGGTAATTGAACTGTTGAAGAGCACAGCCCTCGTTGCCCTGATTGCCGTGCCCGATTTGATGTTCGAGGCGAAACAGATGAACAGTTCCACTTACCTCTCCACGTGGACCTTTGGTACGGCCCTGATCATCTACTACGTGTTCGCCCGGTTCTTCGTCACGCCGACCATGCGATCCCTCGAACGCTTTATGGCGCGGCGGATGGGGAGAGCTTAA